Within the Thermostichus lividus PCC 6715 genome, the region TGCCCTTACTGATCGGGAGCATCCGTGCCAAGTGTTGGCGGATCTACTCACCCTACAGGAATCCTTTGGCGGCTTAGGGGGCTTAACCCTCTGCTACATTGGTGATGGCAATAATGTGGCACATTCGCTGTTGCTAGGTTGTGCGTTGATGGGGGTGAATGTACGGGTTGCTTCCCCTGCTGAATTTCAGCCACTCCCAGACATTGTTGAGCAGGCGCGCTCATTGAGTCGCGGTGCAACGGAAGTCACCGTTACCACAGATCCCTACAGTGCAGCTAAGGGTGCCCATGCGCTTTATACCGATGTCTGGGCCAGTATGGGTCAGGAAGCAGAAGCGATCGCTCGCCAACCCATTTTTCAGCCCTACCAGATCAACGATCAGCTACTAGCGGTAGCAGATTCCCAGGCGATCGTCCTTCATTGTCTTCCGGCTCATCGGGAAGAAGAAATTACCGCCAGTGTCTTGGAAGGCCCCCAGTCGCGGGTGTGGGAGCAAGCGGAAAACCGCCTCCATGCCCAAAAAGCCCTACTTGCGAGTGTGTTGGGATAGTACCATGACCCTTGTGCCGATACGCCGCCCTTGGTTCCCCACCCAACTATCGGATCAACTACTGTGGATCGGCGGCTTGATTTGTGGCATCTTTGTGTTCGTTGCCTTTACTGCGCCTTTAGGGCAAGCCTTGGGCTGGATCCCCAACCCCCAAGACTTTCTGGACTTTCCGATTCATGCGCCCCCGTCCGCGCAGCACTGGTTTGGCACCAATCGCCAAGGCTATGATGTCTTTTCCCGCACCCTCTTTGGCACTCAAGCCGCCTTACAGGTCGTGGTGGTAGCCACACTCTTTAGTCTGATCCTTGGTGTGCCCCTCGGATTGCTCAGTGGCTATTGCGGCGGTTGGTTGGATCGCGCCTTGCTCTTTTTCATGGATACAGTCTATACCTTACCCGGGTTGCTATTGGCGGTTACCGTTGCCTTTGTGGTTGGCAAGGGGGTGGTGAATGCCGCGGTTGCTCTGAGTGTTGCTTATATTCCCCAGTACTATCGGGTGGTGCGTAACCACACCGTCAGCCTCAAAAATGAAGTGTTTATTGAAGCAGCGCGCGCGATGGGAGCCTCTACACCACGAATTTTGCGACGGTACTTGTTGATCAATGTCTTGCCAAGTATTCCGGTGCTTTTTACCCTGAATGCCGCAGATGCGATCTTAACCCTAGCTGGATTAGGGTTTTTAGGCTTAGGGTTGCCGCCGGAGGTGCCAGAGTGGGGACAGGATCTGCGCCAAGCC harbors:
- the argF gene encoding ornithine carbamoyltransferase, whose product is MESLRGRDLLSIADLSQEEAQYVLALAAQMKIGEVAPHCPAVLGLLFQKASTRTRVSFTVAMYQLGGQVIDLNPQSTQVGRGEPLADTARVLDRYLDALAIRTYGQAELQLFADYARIPVINALTDREHPCQVLADLLTLQESFGGLGGLTLCYIGDGNNVAHSLLLGCALMGVNVRVASPAEFQPLPDIVEQARSLSRGATEVTVTTDPYSAAKGAHALYTDVWASMGQEAEAIARQPIFQPYQINDQLLAVADSQAIVLHCLPAHREEEITASVLEGPQSRVWEQAENRLHAQKALLASVLG
- a CDS encoding ABC transporter permease, with product MTLVPIRRPWFPTQLSDQLLWIGGLICGIFVFVAFTAPLGQALGWIPNPQDFLDFPIHAPPSAQHWFGTNRQGYDVFSRTLFGTQAALQVVVVATLFSLILGVPLGLLSGYCGGWLDRALLFFMDTVYTLPGLLLAVTVAFVVGKGVVNAAVALSVAYIPQYYRVVRNHTVSLKNEVFIEAARAMGASTPRILRRYLLINVLPSIPVLFTLNAADAILTLAGLGFLGLGLPPEVPEWGQDLRQALDGLSVGVWWTTLFPGLAMTTLVVGLSLLGEGLGERLDPRRLR